The Mytilus edulis chromosome 4, xbMytEdul2.2, whole genome shotgun sequence nucleotide sequence TTTGAGCATATATCTTTGAAATAATTCATATATAATGAATTCGAAATGTGACACAAAAAAAgtgatgataaaattgagaatggaaatgggaaatgtgttaTGGCTAAAAACCGTTTGTAGTACTAAAGAAATGGTCCGTCTTATGTTTGGAATCTCTTAAATTATATATTGATTTGTATGCTCATATATGATTTGGAGATAATTTCTAATCTTTGATTGTataaacatactatccacactgatatgtgtccacacttgttaagttgattgtataaaaataaagataaggacaaagaaaaagaaacagaacaTTGCTATAATTGAATATGTAGACAGCTCTGCAGTCTATATGAaattatttcatatcttttgttTGGACTGTGGATTATTGATAGCTTGTTTATGTATATTATGTAATATCATTTGACAGGTATGGTTGAAATGAAGGACTTTTTGGTGCCACTTTGTAATACCGCCTTTCTTCTACACTGTCAGACACCAGAAATTGCTGCCATGAAAGAAAAGAGACCAGACTTTGACGTGACGTGAGTACATGTATAAGATTAATATACAATCACAAATGGTATATTGTTAACGTGTTTGAATGTATATTATCAAATGTTATATATAAGCTATAAGCTAGCTTAAATGTTGAAAGAACTTTGCTTTAACATCACATTCAAGAGAAAGTCTTTAGATACAGATCGCAAAATATCATTGACATCATCAAATTATTTTAACCCGCATTTCATTCTTCTTTCAGATTTGATTCTAGTATTTGTCAAGATATTATAATAATGGAGAAGGAAGTTAGTCGTAAAATAAGGAGTCATATCATATGTCTGGAGGGACTCAGGGATTTACAGAAAGTAAGTTATAAGAACTATACatgttaataaaataaagaaaaagaaaacacaagACTGGACATCGTATGATTATAGATTCGGACATTTATAAAACgtaaaatgaattatatttatAGTGTTTAATCAATTTGCCATCATTTAACTAACTCCCCTTTAAAAATTTGACTTATACTCTGAATCTGAAACTTTATCGGAAATTTTTAAACGTATCATAAAGATAAATATTGTGGAAAAAAGTCCTCATGATGACGTCACCAAAACGAGCTTGGAATTAATTTGGGATTTCAATGATCTTAAATATGCATGTAGTTAATATTTGGATAAAACCCTTTATTTCTTAAACTTATGTACAGTGTTTGATTTTTATTCTTTCAAGGATTGTTGGTCCTGGGAAAAATGCCTGAAACACAGGAACAATAGAATGGACACTTTCTTGAAGAAAAACACAGATGAAGGACAAGATGTTACTAGTAAGCGTCAAAGCAAGTATGATAATCTAGTATTAAAGCAGAGTGAGGCAGCAACACGTTACAGAGCTATACTGGTTTGCTTCCAAGAAAAAATGGAAGATGAGAAGAAACTGAGGACAGCTGTTTTGCaggtaaaatatgtttaatttgcTGTAAACTATGTCCATCAATTTTCTGTTCAcagctttttttatttttctttatttttaatgacGTTGATGTAAATCCTATTTAGTCAGGTTGTCAAAATGAACACCAGGCAACGAATTTTGTGTTCCCATTTAAAATTTGTTGGTCCTGCATTTGTAGAAATATTTACCAACTACTTgtaaaatatgagaaaataaaattTCAGTCACTAGTAACTAATCCAAGTTCAAAGGCGAAAGCAAAATCGTTAGTAAACTTTTTGAAAACATTGACTCGTTTTGACTTAGTGAAGGAACTTTAGGATAAATTCGTCCCTGTTATTCCAATGTCGGTACCAGTATTATCGAAGAGGGGCCGGGAGATAAAGGCAATTGAATACAAATGTCAATAATGTATTGAGCTGCAGCAGACAACACACATTGTTGGCCAGAGGAAGGAGCCTTACCAACTGTTTGTTGTAATCCCTTTTAAGTTCGTTAGTTACTATCAGGTTTCTTAGgttatattttatcattaaaacttgtcactatattttataattgcaacaattgatatatttatatacatatctaTTATATGTATGAGTGTATGttagttttttggttttttgttttgttttagtttgtcacaaacatgttgaTTTGTTAATATGACAATACAGATTATTAGATTAAAAGTTTGCAAAACACATATTTTCaaacttattattttcttatAGAAAGTGGCTGCCATCCGAGAAAAGTTGTCATCTGCCATGAAAGAAAGCTTAACCCATGCCTACAGTGACATGATACAGGCTGCATATATGGCAACGGAACAAGACGGGTATgaactttcattgtttttgtgaTAATTTCCTCTATAATAGTATGTGATAGTGGTAGAACATATCTTATATTGATCGATATCTAATAGTAGTATGCTTAAATATGttgtttaatagtttttgaaTACATTGCCCAATGGAAAAATGTCTCAACTCGATGCTTTCTATGAACCGTTAAAAAATATCAGGTCACCCTACAATGTTGCTTGACATAAATTTAAAGAGTACAGTAGAATCAGTAAGACCTCCAGTTTCATGCGTGGAACTGTAGATGAATTTGATCTTATGCgatgatttttttcagatttaactTGGTTGATCAACAACTAACAGCAGTTAACATTGATGGCATCGTTGAGAAGATATATGAGATAACATCAGCCACCTACAACACACCAGTACCTGAGGTTTGTATACTTCAAGTACGACCCCGAATTACTTATCTTTACTTAAACATTATCATTCACAaagataaaaagtaaattaaaaaacgtccgtattttttttaaataggcgGATCCATGGGACGGGGGCCCCGACCTCCTCatttgtggggaaaatttggttgattaaatAGGAAAACACTGAAGCAAGACTGGAGCCCTCCCTTTTTACATGAacttttggatccgccactgtcttaTAATATTTATCGGAGATTAGTTGTATAAGAATTCAAATGAAATTTCTTATGTGAAGCAGTGTTTaaattagagatttttttttgtaattgtaagCAATGACTATTTGTTATCAATATAACGTGTTGTACAGAAACACGTCAAATTCTTACAAAACCTTTGACTGTAAAATAACTTCTAAACGTATGTAATGTTCCCCAAAAAAGTATCATCATGCAGTTTTCAgttaaaatgaaagataatatacAAGATTTGTTTTGTAGGATTTTATCCAAGCCACTGGATCCGACGAAAAGTTGTCCGAGATATACTACAAGGAGTGTGATTTTGAAGTACTGGGAATGAAAAAGGGAAACTATTtcagaaaattaaagactgagaAAAAATCTTTGCTTGAAAAAAAGGAGAGTGGTAAAGGTAACTCTTCTttcttgtatattttatttacaatatttttggttttgcttttatttatatttcatgtatatgtTAGATTGTAAGTAACTGTTGataaagaaaataattaattCGTCCAAATATTTCGAACTGTCGTTTATATTAAGAGTAACTACATATGAAATTTACTTTAAAGTATATGTTGGTTGTTATTAAGAGATGAATACAGCTAGATTTATAGTGCAAAAATGTTCAAAGAGAGTAAACATTTTAACTACAATTTAGTTTCGTctatttaatatttcattttaattattattccaGAACGCTGTTTCTTCCCCTTAAATGGCGGAATTCGAGCAAATCCAGTAACACGTGATGAAAAAAGCAGAGGAATTATCAACATCAAAGCAGGTTTGTTAAGTATTTACTATCAGGATGCATGATGGAATGCTTCATGTCCCGAACAAAATCGAATTGTTAAATCAAttttcgattttattttttttctaaactgaGAATGAATTGTTCTGATCACACAAATTACATATAATAGTAGTATCTTGATTCTTCATACAGAAGAATACGCCATGAAAAACCACAATCTTTTTTTAGTTCAAAATGCAGAACCAAGAGTTTGGAAAACGTACATTTGAAGTAAAATTAATCAAAGTTTTCCTTCTTTTAGAATTAAAGATTGCCAAATTATAAATCATGTAAGATTAGGAAGATttggtaaataaataagaaaatgtgttgtatatattttgaagaagatgtggtagataaataaggagatgtggtagataaataaggagatgtggcatgattgccaatttTACAACTCTAATTACTTTATGCTTGTCAGTAAATGAATACATTTtagtttgtacatgtagtatgtatcttgtgggttttttttttattattacaacaGGTTACCAAGTCAAATTAAAGTTGTCTTTAATGGAAGGAAATGTTGGTTTTGGGTGGGTCAGGCAGAATTCATTCTTTAGAAAGAAGACATGGGGGTTTTATTTCTTGACACCAGAAGATGCAACAACAACATCAACAAAAGGTGTGCCATCAGTATCATCACTCAAAGCTATTCCAACAATGGAAGTAACCGATTGTTCGGACGATTATAGAGGACAGGGAGATAATCCATGTGTTGTAGCCCAGGAAAACGACAAGCACGAAAACACAGAAAAGAAAGAACAAGAAGATGCAGTTGTAGTTCCTATGATCGAGAAAATTATTGATGAATGCATTCACGAGATTAaacttgaagaaaaaatattggtAGTTTGAATtggaaaaaaacaattataagcCAAATGAATGTTTGAATTGTACATATAACTTTTTAATTCTGATTAATCTAATAAAATTTTGTTACTGTTTTTGGAATCTTAGATTATATATAAGAATAAGGAGAAGTGATACGATTGTCGGTGAGACAGCAGTTGAACTTGAACCAAAGAATCAACCAAAGACCAAAAGGCAATGATGAAAAACAACAACCGATCATTGTACGTTTTCAACAATCAGAAAACGCATACCGTATACTATTAAAGTAAGCAAAACAAGACCGTACCATCTTCAACAGCGAGCAAAATCATTCCGCATAGTATGCAATAAAAGGGCAAAAATAAGAATCTCCTGCAACATGATCTGCATTTTCGAACGAATGATTAGAAAAATGTATgattacataaagacaaattgATTGCACATGCTGTTTGGGTATGACCCCTCCTTTTTCTTGTTCTTTTAGTGTCAAGAttgtttaattaatatttttcgaaTGAAATTATTTCAAGTGTTCTTAAGCTTGCTTATCAATAAAATCTTAAGGAAAAAAACTGTAGCTGGGTGTAGACAGACAGTATGTATCAACTAGGTTAttgttatttaagaattgaaggcttctttttgtaacttcattggggtgtaaaagcgttgaccgaagtacattttgtatgtatgaagcgcagcgcttcattctaaaaatgtgcggatggtcaacgcttttacaattacattttttagctagggtCATGAAAACACGGAttgtataatgtttttatttaattcacctgtgcactttattgtaggacctcgtgttatcatgaatgaaaagttttattgagtaatgcaattgcttaaggaataacacgtgatgtgcagttagccaatcagaataacgtattataatgaaacatacatctaatgtaattatatagatCGTATAATGGATAAGAGCACATAAAATAtgtcaaataattataaaaaaataccctCCAACAAATAGACGCGTGTGGTTCCATGCCAAGCGTTCGATTGAAGATTCCAGTATAAAGGCGAATGTCATAGGTACTCACTGGAAATCTTGTATGAAAAACAAAGTGGTGTGTCTTATGGTATGCAGTTCTTGTAATAAATATACCGAAAGGAATAATACGATGTTCAGAATGTGCAATGTAGCTGTAAACATACGGaagttatcaataaatatttttgagtCGCGTCTTATATGACACTGACTATAGGGGAAGGGGTGACTATGTTAATTGTGTGGTTAACTCTGTACTTAATTtacttatttacaaaaaaaataaatttaaccatatatttttttatcatacttCACATTAAACTGCcatcttttgattggctgatacgagggtgttaatttactatcacatggctgagaggGTGACATTTTGtttaatgttaccctctcgtctgGACCAATCAAAGATCGATAGTTTTATAATAGTTGTCACTTTGTTTACTATACTATTTATTTGGGGAAATTATTACTTATAGTTCCGTAACTCTTTCTCCCGAGTCCTGCCATGTAAAGTGTTATTCTTGTCGGAAATAAATATTGTTTCATCAATAAAATGGATGAATATCACTTACCTTCATTTTATGCTTATGTAAATCCAGATGGAAAAATTGAATTTGGACCACAAAGTGAACATTTTAGTTCAGAAAGTCGGCGACGCATTGCCATATTTACGCCATGTTTACAAAATGACGTCATATTTAAGACGTCAGAGCACATGACATCTCTGGAATGTTTTAATTGGCAGTAATCATAGTCATTTCAatgtcataatttaaaaaaaaaacactgttttGTAGAGTATCAAGTAATATTGGATCTGCTGATTTTAACTGGTACCATTTTGGATTATTGAAGCAAGTTTTGTACTTGTATTCTGTCCGTTTTGTCCGTTTTGTTTGTTGTTCCTGTCTTCAAATCACATATATTGTGGATTTAAAAAGCATATTTTGTGCTTGTTTCTCAAAGTTCGAAAGGAAaaggggcgggggggggggggggggggggtgtcaaaGGAAAGGGGTACGGTTTCTCATATCTTCCGTCGTTGTACGCGGAATTGTGGTCATGGATATACATTttatactggaaagtatattcagtttaatttcaaataattatgTTTGCTTAGACTGTTTGTGGAGAGAAAACTGAACATTTTCAGTTTTAGCTAATTAAATGCCTTCAGAGGTACAAATTGTTGAGTAAGTCAGTATTTAGGATAAATGTTTGACAATTTTGTCATCATACAGCTGGAATACGGTAGTTTTATAGTAAAATACGAGTTGTGACTAGAATCTATACTTAGACTATTAAACGAGACttgaagacctcattttgtgtgtcgcttctcttctttacACAATAagttaatcaacacgcctctgtgtcctataggtacagtgcatagtcgcatttgtcatccattcatatgattattcagattcagtgacggatccagaacttttcctaaggtgGAGCCCGCTGACTGATCtaaggggggccgctccagtcatgcttcggtgattccctatataatcaaccaaatttttcccacgaaaggggggggggcgccccccccccccctggatccgcctatgagattgagttattttgggagaaaaacgagaaaaaaaggcatccggatattgtcccgtcattggaataaattttaagtcagattagacctccggtttgcgtttttctgttatactttgaacatacatatactacgaataaagtgtattttcagaattctatttgctatcattttcaagtttactatccacggcggtcacagagtttattaaatagagagggtctgtatactatatcaatgaacaccatggatcgattagtaaacttagaattgaaagtaaatacactttacttatatagtaatgaatggtCATagtatacagataagcgctaaattattcatgtgaacttttgataccttttctgaaattgtacagtttataaatattttacaaaattcattgattacaaaaactagcggccttatttatgtacaaaaaaatgaacgaaaaacaaatatgtaacgcataaacaaacgacaacctatgacttatgatacttttgctgaaattctccagtcattcaatattttacaaaattcttccaacaacaccttacatactttaaactacgctctgaatgcccgcgatttcgcgggtgtgttgtAGTAAAGATATAATATAGAAGAACGTACACTCATGATCTTAGCTGTTGTTGGAAGCTGCTGTCGGTGGTGTATACATAGAGGCAACGGTGATTTTGGAAACACCTTAGGTGCTAGAGAATGGCGCGGGAATAGGTATTATATGTTGCGTATACATTGTTGTTGTAAACCTTAGTTGGTTCACCATGGGTATGCTGTCTGTATGGTTAAGGATATTGTTTGGGGACTACTGGAATGCAAGGAATGATTTATCATTTAGTATGTAAACAGTCCAATGAAAGACCAATGAATATCTTGAACTATTTTTCAAAGTATTATATGACATTTGcagtaaatttattaatttaatgATAAATATAAGTGTCTGTATTTTAAATATTGGTAAGCATATATCTCACCAATCTCAGGACTAATGTGTGGGCACGTTATGTCTTAATAGAGGGGAGTATAATGGTGatcactttgtttacttgtttACTATACTATTTATTTGGGGAAATTGGTTAATGTTAGTATTACTTATAGTTCCGTAACTCTTCAAGTTCTCCCGAGACAGGCCATGTAATTATTCTTGTCGGGACTTCCTGCTTCTTGTACGTGCCCTACATCCGGCCCGTTGCAGTTTTTATGTATATGACGtcatataaaatacttttaaaataaaattaatctgttAAAGActataatgataggacattcagtataataaattaaatacttcgccgcggttgacaatgttttctctggGTAACAATCTGCtatatcaccctctcagctatgtgttatttatataatgttaactttgattttcaatatttgataGTGCATCTTTCAAAGCGGCGATCGAACAGcaacatttaaattcatattccatatacatacaaatatatacataattaCGTACGGTGTCATATATAGCTGaaaatttctatgtcatttggtctcttgtaaagagctgtcccaatggcaatcatactacatctccttatttataaaatgtgaatacatttttttaaggaAAGCGAAAAAACGATGTAAGCGATTTGTCTTTTAAATAAAACCTTTTGTAAACTTACcggaaataaataaaacagtaaaaatttGAATCCACTCCATTTaactaaatatatatgtatacctcCAAAAAGATAACACTGTAGTACATGTACTTtgatctgtttgatatcattgtaTATCTCATGTGAAAATTGATTGAATATCGTGTTTAAAAAAGGTGATCAGTAGAAATTATCTCAACATAATTGTTTGTAGTATAAGTTATCTCAACATAATTGTTTGTAGTATgcaatttttaatattataaaggatgagtatttgttttttttcttcaggagATTGCTTTGGGAGTACTTATGCTGAGTTCACaagtaattcgaattcgattcgcattaactaatttgaattagtttaattcgcattcgaaacgttttacgtcctaagATATAAGAAGTTGGTACGAGtactaatgatacaaatatcaACACTTAAGATAGGAAAATGCTAAATCTGTTGTTtttgttctttaactttagtttgcctcaaccaaatgttttgaaacttatacacaatgcttatggtcacaaaaagtcaaaattacgtgaatcctgcatctattatatgtggaagtttacttcagggttttttttcacaagcaggggcatctgtggccCATAgacatattgtacatttatttcagtaaacagtttatttacttCCTTTGGATTCTACTTCTATTAGAATTAACTTGCATATTCTTTTTTAGGATTGCGGTGCAGTTTGATAACAGACAGTGaccatatatttatataaacgatcaatcttgtaattgttaaataaaattgagaatggaaatggggaatgtgtcaaagagacaacaacccaaccatagaacagtcagcaacagaaggtcaccaataggtcttcaatgcagcgagaaattcctgcaccatgaggcgtccttcagcttgaacaaatatatatactagttcagtgataatgaactttatattaaactccaaattatacacaagaaactaaaattaaaaataatacaagactaacaaaggccagaggctcccgacttgggacaggctcaaaatgcggcttggttaaacatatttatgagatttcaaccctgATCACTGAGTTGACATTCCTAGCAACTAGGCTCAGAAATTAGATGAATGAAAAGTGAGACAAAAATTTAATACTGGTTGATATTACTTGTTTTCAATGCACGTTGATAAATTTTTCCTTTCTACCGTCACTTAAAGATCTTATTGTTTTTTGTCACATGTATTTTGCTGTTCTAAATGTTCATATACATCTGTTTTGAGTGTTTCATAAAATGTCACACCATGATCACTATGAGATTTCTGATGAAAAAAGTAGTTTTCCTCACTGCAAAAATTTTCATTACAAACTTTACAGGTCAAAGAGAGTAAGTCTTTGTGTTTCAGCTCATGTCTTTTTAATGAAGATTTATGTTTAAATTCTAGACCGCACACCAAGCATTTGTATAACATTCCTTGAGAATGTACTTTATTGTGAACAAGCAGACTTTGTCTGTATTTATATTTCTTTCCACAAATAAGGCATTCAAATATTGCTTCTTCATTATGAACACCTCTTACGTGGCGATGTACTAAACGCATAGAAGAAAATCTTTTTTTACACACTGAGCAAGAAAATGGGGTCTCACCAGAGTGAATTCTCATATGAACATTCATGTCTTGCTTTTCTGAGTATGATTTATCACAGACACTACATGAGAATGGTTTTTCACCACTGTGAGTTCTAATATGGCGAATTAAATCCCCTTTCCTGACAAAACTCTTTCCACATAAATCACACTGATGACTTCTGATACTGTTGTGCACTGCCATGTGCGTTACTAAAGTTGAGCGAGTTGTAAAACATTGTCCACACGTCATACACTTATGTGGTTTTTCGCCAGTATGTGTCCTTATATGATAAATCAATGAAGTTCGCTGCCAAAAACATTTACCACAATTATCACAACTATGTGGTTTAATACCAGAATGAATTCGTTCATGTCGCCGCAAGTCGCCTTTATGGCCAAAACTTTTCCCACATTTATCACAAATGTAGGGTTTTTCATTGAGGTGAGTTTTTTCATGCCTTTTCAAATAAGAAGGTACAGTGAATATTTTATCACAGACCTTACACTGTAACAACCTATCTCCGGTGTGAAGTCTAATGTGTCTTTTTAGTGTTGCACTTTGTACAAAACTTTTTCCACACTCCTCACACCTATAATGTTTACTTCCATTATTATGTACAATTAAATGGGATTCTAGTTCTGATTTATTCCAAAATGAGAGATGGCAAATTCCACATACATAATTCAAATTCTTTGACTGAATACCTGAAAGGAaaaaagacatacatgtacatgaagtaTACATTCACATTCTAGCTATGTTTCTGTTGGCTATCATACAATTTGATTTTCATGAATATTACATCTACACAATAAAAATTATAACACTCAGAAATGTGTCTTAACTTCAAAAAGTGTCCATGAGTTGTCTAATTTATGTccttttcataaacatgataaacacccAACAATGTCTAGGGTTTTTTTAAACAGCAAAAAATGTCCATCTTTATGAAAGAGTGATTGTTTATCACAAAtgctgtttgaaaaaaaattacacctgacaataattctattaattattaattaattcaagtataaaaaaaatttcaaacaaataatgacaatcaaccacttttaagttaactttattgatattgttattaagacaatacaattttaatacccaagctcacctattgtttgttaaaaaaattatatcttttacatagagaaaggacacttgtctataatcatgattatagctattttatcaaataaCATGTACCCATGTTACACTGTACTTGTCTATAAATTCTTTTTATTAAGATGAATAAATTAAAGCTTTAAAAAAAGTAACCAAAATTAGCTTTTTTGTGAggataaaaagttattaaaaaaacccTTTGATAttgcaaagtaatcatgattactttaaagaaaagtaatataatgtaatcgattacatatgaaatagggtgtaattgtaatgtgattgattacattttattagcaaagtaattgtaatttaatcgattacattttaaagtaatcgaccccatccctgaCTTGAGTACGATTGTTTCAGGAGTCCATGTTACGCCCCTaggaaattcctggctacaggCCTAATACACACAGTGCCTGTGCTATTACATGTGTATATCTTGCTTAGCTTTTATTTTGCAAGTACTATATATGTCTTTGGATTGTCTGTCTGTAGGTATGTTTGTGTTTTATATATGTATCTGATGTTATTACATTGTACATAggttgtgttttttgttttttttgttcttgGTGTCTTAATATACATTGGAGTTATCTCTCCTGCaccagctttttttttttataaataataataatataatgttTAATGATTGTCTTTGTCTTCAATAATGTATGcatgtttgtattttatttcattttttgtaaatgtaaTTGACATGCCCTTTCATTAgggaaattatttgatttgatttattacatgtattttttgttaattaaaatcagtcgtttaaggatgtacttaggtgaggttttggaattcgtgttaaatgttcggactccttggtgtttttccatacaatacaaggtaaactagtttgccccataacacccatttattttttcatgtaagacttaatagctcatgaaagatCATTTACCAAGATTtgagaagattcttgatttttattcttttgttttgagacccaaataatgccattgcaaatataaggtaaaagtccgacacagccttttcccgccatattttaagtctcaaatatctcgaaaaggaggtccatgacctattaatatttttagcttatttttttccttaacaAATGCGCTATCAGCTtaatatagtatcaattttaaattcttgatttattaattttcacgtaacctcacctaagtacatccttaaagagTTTTTTTAAAAACAGCTCATGTTCCTTGTCATtatgtatataaattataatattgttaaaaccaTTGACACATGAAGAAGGTTATTTGTTAagctgaaatatttgtcaacacgatttaataacaacatctTTGTataataacatcttatatcagtactgTTGTGCAAATTTTAGACTTATatcaattataatatatataacacgacttttaaataaagattactttactttacttcaATCCTGCAGTGGAGAACAAGTTCAAATAATAATGACGTTTTGCAAGTCATAATTATTTAGACTACTGGAGATAATGTTAATTGAAAGTATAAACTAGATAAATAATTACTAATGTCTCTGGATAATGGATAGAATATTTACATTGTAACAGAGACATCTCTGATTGTACggtgtcttcccgattgtcccacttttcgaaattacaggtaaaaaagtagtgaaattttgtgggacaatcgggaagagttgtgtgggacaattgggaagtttaattgtgggacaatcgggaattgttttgattgtgattaaactgtttttatAGTGTTCAGTAGGTAATTACAggtaacaaatattttttcttgtaaaatatagaaaaaaaagaacataaattgatatttacatattttattttgaatatattaataTGAAATATCATCAAACAAAGAATATAATGtaaagtaataaaataatgttaaaaaatagCCTGTTGTGcatttagacaaaaaaaaaaaaaaaaaaaaaaaaaatgggaatacTTAACTGGTATATAATGACTAAGAATAAACTGATTATTTCTGAACGTTTATCAAAAAATCAGCAACAATCTTTAGGTGACTAGCAATCTAAGGTTTAcgtatttcttttcttctttttttttaaagaaagcaacttgtttttttaaatgtatgcatt carries:
- the LOC139519843 gene encoding uncharacterized protein, whose translation is MESISISRLDLILKQFIRIDQYKGYCRLLKEYAMEAFTVDGMPAPIYVAKRMAYSQEDDNFGMVEMKDFLVPLCNTAFLLHCQTPEIAAMKEKRPDFDVTFDSSICQDIIIMEKEVSRKIRSHIICLEGLRDLQKDCWSWEKCLKHRNNRMDTFLKKNTDEGQDVTSKRQSKYDNLVLKQSEAATRYRAILVCFQEKMEDEKKLRTAVLQKVAAIREKLSSAMKESLTHAYSDMIQAAYMATEQDGFNLVDQQLTAVNIDGIVEKIYEITSATYNTPVPEDFIQATGSDEKLSEIYYKECDFEVLGMKKGNYFRKLKTEKKSLLEKKESGKERCFFPLNGGIRANPVTRDEKSRGIINIKAGYQVKLKLSLMEGNVGFGWVRQNSFFRKKTWGFYFLTPEDATTTSTKGVPSVSSLKAIPTMEVTDCSDDYRGQGDNPCVVAQENDKHENTEKKEQEDAVVVPMIEKIIDECIHEIKLEEKILVV
- the LOC139518456 gene encoding gastrula zinc finger protein XlCGF57.1-like; its protein translation is MYTSCTCMSFFLSGIQSKNLNYVCGICHLSFWNKSELESHLIVHNNGSKHYRCEECGKSFVQSATLKRHIRLHTGDRLLQCKVCDKIFTVPSYLKRHEKTHLNEKPYICDKCGKSFGHKGDLRRHERIHSGIKPHSCDNCGKCFWQRTSLIYHIRTHTGEKPHKCMTCGQCFTTRSTLVTHMAVHNSIRSHQCDLCGKSFVRKGDLIRHIRTHSGEKPFSCSVCDKSYSEKQDMNVHMRIHSGETPFSCSVCKKRFSSMRLVHRHVRGVHNEEAIFECLICGKKYKYRQSLLVHNKVHSQGMLYKCLVCGLEFKHKSSLKRHELKHKDLLSLTCKVCNENFCSEENYFFHQKSHSDHGVTFYETLKTDVYEHLEQQNTCDKKQ